The nucleotide window GTCATTTGCCGATAGATATTTTACGTCTATTAATTCATTTCCTGTTTTGTCCATTGCAAACTCAGGCGTAATTACGTAATCTCTTGACTCATCTATAGAGATATTTCCCTCTGGTGCAGGTGTTAAAGTAGTTGCCTCATCTTTTGGCTCACTAAAAACTAAATATAAGCCGACTGCTAAAATAATTGTTCCACTCGTAATAAGTGTTTTTATATCTTTTAACTTCATTTTCTAATCCTTTCAGTTTCAAAAAAATTAACTATCTGACTTTGTTTTTGATGATGGTCCTAAATCGTCAGGAGGAATATCCGCAAATGTTTCGCCTTCTTCCTCTAAATCACGCATACGATGCGCTAAACGGGATGCTGCACTAGCGGCAATACTTCCGACTAGGTCGTCTAAAAACGTATTAACAGTGCCGCCTGCCTTCGTGTCTAATTTCTCAATGATCCCTACTTTTTGTTTATCTAAATGACCAAATGTCGTAACGGCGATGCTTCCATACGTAAATACTGCACCTAACGCTAATGTTTCGTCTACTCCAAATAAACCTTCGTCTGATTCAATAATTGCTTGTAATGGGGCAGAAAGTAGTTTCTTTTCTGCTAATTCATCCAGTTCGATTCCAACTAATATTGCATGCTGTACTTCACGTTTATTTAACACGCGCTCTACAGATTGTATACAGTGCTCAATTGTAAGTCCCTCATTATAAGGTGACTGCATTGTAAAAACGATTTCTGCGATATCTTCAATCATTACATGACGGCGTAATAAAGCATCTTTTGCCGCTTTTTTCACTTCATCTGAGTGCACACGAATTCTTTTATTATGCATAGATATAGCCTCACTTTATTTAATTTATCTCTACTTTTGTTTCCCTTTCTCTATATTACACCTTTATTTTTCTTTATGATACAATTTCGGTACAAACATAGACAGGAGTGACAACTTTGGAGAAGGGCACAGTAAAAGAGGTTACTTTTTTTAGTAACGCTCTAAATGAGGAATTCGAGCTGTTAATTTACATCCCGGCGAACTATTCCCCACTATACGAATATAACATTTTAATCGCATCGGATGGTAGAGATTACTTCCAGTTAGGCGGGCTTCCTCGCCTAGCAGATCAGCTCATTGATGACTATATTATCGAAAATGTTATTATTGTCGGTGTTCCTTATATTAATGCAGCGGATCGTCGTCGTAAATACATTCCAACTGGCGATCAATTTGAAGCTTACATGCGGTTTTTAGCACACGAGCTTGTACCTTATTTAGATGAAGAATTT belongs to Solibacillus sp. FSL R7-0682 and includes:
- a CDS encoding phosphatidylglycerophosphatase A family protein, with the translated sequence MHNKRIRVHSDEVKKAAKDALLRRHVMIEDIAEIVFTMQSPYNEGLTIEHCIQSVERVLNKREVQHAILVGIELDELAEKKLLSAPLQAIIESDEGLFGVDETLALGAVFTYGSIAVTTFGHLDKQKVGIIEKLDTKAGGTVNTFLDDLVGSIAASAASRLAHRMRDLEEEGETFADIPPDDLGPSSKTKSDS